The following nucleotide sequence is from Pseudomonas putida S13.1.2.
CGACCGCTTCAGTTGGCCGGTTCCGGGTCGCGCTTGCGCTTGTTGCCCATGCGCACACCAATGTCCATCAGGAACTGGAAGAAGCCTTCCTGATCTTCCAGCACATTGCTCCAGAACGGCGAGTGATACAGCGCCACGGCGCCGTGCACCAGCGCCCAGGCAGCGCAGTAGTGGAAATACGGCGGTACGTCTTCGAGCTTGCCTTCGCTGATGCGGCCTTTGATCAACTGCGTCAAGCGGTCGAAGTTGGAGGCACGGATGCTGTGCAGTTGCTCGACCATTTCCGGCACCTGGTTGCCTTTGACCACCTTCTCTTCCAGGCGGTCAAACAGCCGGTAACGTTGCGGGTCGCGCATGCGGAACTCGAAGTAGGCGCGCGACAGGGCTTCCTTGTCACGGTCGACATCGGCCGAGTGCAACAGCTCGTTCAGGTCGCGCTCATAGTCGAGCATCAGACGCAGGTAGATTTCCGCCTTGGACTTGAAATGCTTGTAGATCGTGCCTTTGCCGATACCCACGGCGTCGGCGATCATTTCGACAGTGACGCTGTCCTCACCCTGTTCGAGAAACAGCTTGAGCGCGGTGTCGAGGATTTCCTGTTCGCGACGGCGAAACTCACGGACCTTACGAGGTTCTTTCTGCATGGGAAGGACTGGATGACAATCGAAGCGGTTTATTATGCCTAACTTGCGAGAAATTGCACGGATCATCCACGCATGTCTGTGTTTCATGATGCTTACGGCCATACGCAGCGGGATGAACGAGGCGCCGCCGTATTCCAAATTTGTTTAAAAAACGATCAATATAGGCTGGCACTGCGCCAAACCTGACCAATACTTGAAGTGTTGGCGCGGCGCATCCCCCCCAAGTGGCGCGCCAATAAAGGTGCTCAGGGACCGCGTACCTTTGTTTTACTCCTAATGGTCTTAACCCGGATTCCCCCCCCAGAACCCGGGTTTTTTTTGCTTGCGCGACGGGTCGCCCAGCGACCCGCACTCCCCGCTCGGAGTTTGTGCTGTACCGCGCCTGTGATCTTGATCTTGATCTTGATCTTGCTTTTGATCTTCGCGACTTCAGGAGGCCGAACGCAGGCCTTGCGGAGGGAGGTGACGGGCATGGATGCCCGTCAAGCGCTGGGCCCCAGGATGGGGCCTGCAGCGCGGTCCTCCCGGGAGCGAGGCCGGAGTGAGGGGACCCCGGAGCGCAGCGCAGGGGCCGGATGATCGGAGCGCAGCGTTTTTTGGTTACTTTTTGTCGCGTTTGACAAAAAGTGACTCGCCGTAAGGGCGAAAAGGTGAGTCAGCGTCGCCATCGCAAACGGACTGTTCGCGGCACCAAAACAGCCATATCCGCTTTTTAGCTCCTTGCGAGGTGGGCCTTAACACAGTGTAGGCATTCGTTCGCGCAGGTGGCGCTGAGTCACCTTTCCGCCCTTCCGGCGGGTTACTTTGGTCTTGGCCAAAGTAACCAAAGCCGTCCGCTCCCATCATCCGGCCCCTGCGCTTCGCTCCGGGGTCCCCTCGCTCCGGGCTTGCTCCCGGGAGGACCGCGCTGCAGGCCCCATCCTGGGGCCCAGCGCTTGACGGGCATCCATGCCCGTCACCTCCCTTCGCAAGCCCTGCGCTCGGCCTCCTGAAGTCGCAATCTGTGTCGCCTGAGCTACCGCGCGCTTAGAAGCCAAAGCCAAAGCCAAAGCAAGAGCAAGTGCACTCAGGCTCATGCGCCATCAAGCCACCCGCGCCAACGGGAACAACCGCTTGAAGTTGGCAGTGGTCTGCTCGGCCAACTGCTCGTAACTGGCCCCCCGCAACGAAGCCACATACTCCGCCACTTCCCGCACATACTGCGGCAAATTCGGCTTGCCACGGTGCGGAATGGGCGCCAGGTACGGCGAATCGGTCTCTACCAGCAAACGATCGACCGGCACCTGCCGGGCCACTTCGCGCAGGGCATCGGCATTGCGGAAGGTAACGATGCCAGACAGCGAGATGTAATACCCCAGGTCCAGCGCGGCCTTGGCCATCTCCCAGTCTTCGGTGAAGCAATGCAGCACACCAGCCTGCGGCAGGTTGGCCTCACGCAGCAGTGCCAGGGTATCGGCGCGTGCCGCCCGGGTGTGCACGATGACCGGTTTGCCGGTCTGCCGCGAGGCTTCCAGGTGCAAGCGGAACGAAGCCTGCTGCAGCTCGGCAGCTTCCGGCTCATAGTGGTAATCCAGCCCGGTTTCGCCTATCGCCACCACATGGGGGTGGGCCAGCTCGCGTAGCAACCATTCCAGCGCAGGGGTTTCTCCCGGCGCCAGGTCAAGCGGGTGTATGCCCACCGAACAATCGACATCGACGTACTGCTCGCTCAACGCCTTCACTGCACCGGCGTTTTCGGCACTGACGCCAA
It contains:
- a CDS encoding TatD family hydrolase, with product MLVDSHCHLDRLDLSAHQGSLDAALQAARERGVGHFLCIGVSAENAGAVKALSEQYVDVDCSVGIHPLDLAPGETPALEWLLRELAHPHVVAIGETGLDYHYEPEAAELQQASFRLHLEASRQTGKPVIVHTRAARADTLALLREANLPQAGVLHCFTEDWEMAKAALDLGYYISLSGIVTFRNADALREVARQVPVDRLLVETDSPYLAPIPHRGKPNLPQYVREVAEYVASLRGASYEQLAEQTTANFKRLFPLARVA
- a CDS encoding TetR/AcrR family transcriptional regulator is translated as MQKEPRKVREFRRREQEILDTALKLFLEQGEDSVTVEMIADAVGIGKGTIYKHFKSKAEIYLRLMLDYERDLNELLHSADVDRDKEALSRAYFEFRMRDPQRYRLFDRLEEKVVKGNQVPEMVEQLHSIRASNFDRLTQLIKGRISEGKLEDVPPYFHYCAAWALVHGAVALYHSPFWSNVLEDQEGFFQFLMDIGVRMGNKRKRDPEPAN